The Zobellia alginiliquefaciens genome contains a region encoding:
- a CDS encoding exopolysaccharide biosynthesis polyprenyl glycosylphosphotransferase, whose translation MINSKRSDWAIPISILIHLCIINGLLYCLTPDTYTNVYHILHYNGSWLLVTYGLGYYTRKRKESFFTNIHKVVQLYLIYGLAYFALFGITGRIYESLEQQLLIYLVICSTLILYRSFYFWLRIKYRLWGGNSVRVVVIGRDKNLKKIRKVFDDPELGYRYMGYFNNKKSKSPTYLGPVLDCFLYILENNIDEIYLVASKFNRKELHNLIDFADNNLIRVKIIPDNKEIYSRGMFIELYETIPVLNLRRVPLDTLFARVVKRSFDIVFSAFVMITVLSWLVPLMFVLIKLESPGKLYFKQKRHGLKRRVFWCYKFRSMRPSKNANSKMATKGDMRVTRVGQFIRKTSIDELPQFFNVFLGDMSVVGPRPHMEVHTMDYEISVDKYLVRHFVKPGITGLAQIKGYRGEIAEKSDILNRTKLDIFYVEKWSIWLDIRIIFLTVYNVVKGEDNAY comes from the coding sequence ATGATAAACTCGAAAAGGTCAGACTGGGCAATTCCTATATCAATTTTAATCCATTTATGTATAATTAATGGGTTGCTCTATTGCCTTACACCAGATACCTATACTAACGTCTATCATATTCTACATTACAATGGTTCTTGGCTTCTGGTTACTTATGGTCTTGGTTATTATACCAGAAAGCGTAAGGAAAGTTTTTTTACAAATATCCATAAGGTTGTCCAGCTTTATTTGATATATGGTTTGGCCTATTTCGCTTTGTTCGGTATTACTGGCAGAATTTATGAATCGCTAGAACAGCAATTGCTGATTTATCTTGTAATTTGTTCTACGCTAATCCTATATCGTTCCTTCTATTTTTGGTTACGGATAAAATACCGTTTGTGGGGCGGTAATTCGGTTAGAGTGGTTGTTATTGGCAGGGACAAAAACCTTAAAAAAATCAGAAAGGTCTTTGACGACCCTGAACTTGGGTACCGCTATATGGGCTATTTTAATAATAAAAAATCTAAGAGCCCCACCTATTTAGGGCCCGTACTTGATTGTTTTCTCTACATTCTAGAAAATAATATTGATGAAATTTATTTGGTTGCCTCCAAATTCAATAGGAAAGAACTTCACAATCTCATTGATTTTGCTGACAACAATCTCATTCGGGTAAAGATTATACCGGATAACAAAGAGATTTATTCAAGAGGTATGTTTATAGAACTCTACGAAACCATACCCGTACTCAACTTAAGAAGAGTACCCCTGGACACACTGTTCGCTAGAGTGGTTAAACGGTCATTTGATATTGTATTTTCTGCTTTTGTCATGATTACGGTACTCTCGTGGCTCGTACCCTTAATGTTTGTATTGATTAAATTAGAATCACCCGGCAAACTCTACTTCAAACAAAAAAGACACGGACTTAAAAGACGAGTATTTTGGTGCTATAAGTTTAGATCTATGCGTCCTTCTAAAAATGCAAATTCTAAAATGGCCACTAAAGGAGATATGCGGGTAACCCGTGTAGGACAATTTATTAGAAAAACTAGCATAGATGAACTACCTCAATTTTTTAATGTCTTTTTGGGCGATATGAGCGTTGTGGGGCCAAGGCCACATATGGAGGTACACACTATGGATTACGAGATAAGTGTAGATAAATACTTGGTACGGCATTTTGTGAAACCGGGTATAACAGGACTAGCTCAAATTAAGGGGTATCGAGGTGAAATTGCGGAAAAATCAGATATTCTAAATAGAACAAAACTAGATATCTTTTACGTTGAAAAATGGAGTATTTGGTTAGATATAAGAATAATATTTCTTACTGTTTATAATGTTGTAAAGGGAGAAGATAATGCATATTAA
- a CDS encoding SDR family NAD(P)-dependent oxidoreductase has protein sequence MDLKIKGKTALITGGDSGLGIETAKFLAREGVNVVISDKDNGEKLADAVQQIEAEAKDGAKVMGVAADVSKNQAVLDLAKKIETEFGGAHIIFHSAGVTGASDDFLKLTDDDWMNTIEVDLMGAVRIARAFIPQMQKLKWGRMIMVASENAFQPYVEESPYNACKAAIVNLSKCLSRSYSKENILFNCVSPAYIETPMTDAMMEKLAKEKDISVKEAVEWFVKNKRPHIAMERRGKPEEVASVVAFLCSEHASFVNGTNVRIDGGAVESAFG, from the coding sequence ATGGATTTAAAGATAAAAGGAAAAACAGCTCTTATAACCGGAGGCGATTCCGGACTAGGTATAGAAACTGCTAAGTTTTTAGCACGAGAAGGTGTGAATGTCGTGATTTCCGATAAGGACAATGGCGAAAAACTGGCCGATGCCGTACAACAAATTGAAGCGGAGGCAAAAGATGGGGCCAAGGTAATGGGCGTAGCTGCTGATGTTTCTAAAAACCAAGCCGTGTTGGACTTGGCAAAAAAAATAGAAACGGAGTTTGGTGGTGCACATATCATTTTTCATTCCGCCGGTGTCACTGGAGCCTCGGACGATTTTTTAAAACTCACCGATGACGATTGGATGAATACTATAGAAGTTGACCTTATGGGTGCTGTTCGCATTGCTCGTGCTTTCATCCCGCAAATGCAAAAACTAAAATGGGGCCGTATGATTATGGTGGCCAGTGAAAATGCCTTCCAACCGTACGTAGAGGAGAGTCCATATAACGCGTGTAAGGCGGCTATTGTCAACCTTTCCAAATGCTTGTCCCGCTCGTACTCCAAAGAGAACATTTTATTCAATTGTGTTTCACCGGCCTATATAGAAACCCCTATGACGGATGCCATGATGGAAAAACTTGCCAAAGAGAAGGACATTTCCGTAAAAGAGGCCGTAGAGTGGTTTGTAAAAAACAAAAGACCGCATATTGCCATGGAACGTAGAGGAAAACCGGAAGAAGTAGCTTCCGTAGTTGCATTCCTGTGCTCCGAGCATGCCAGTTTTGTAAACGGAACCAATGTACGTATTGATGGAGGCGCCGTAGAGTCAGCTTTCGGTTGA
- a CDS encoding SDR family oxidoreductase, translating into MQKPNKRLENQTCIITGSSGGIGAAVAKAMGTEGANIVVNYRSSKEEAEEVADWINKNSSCGEAIVLKCDVSKEEEVKDLFRKTISHFGTVDVCVANAGLQIDHPLHEMPLDAWKKVIDVNLTGQFLCAKEALNEFLRRGMRKEVSNSLGKIIHMSSVHEEIPWAGHANYAASKGGLLMLMESICQAYAPHKVRCNSIAPGAIKTDINKDVWSTEQGKEDMLKLIPYKRIGLPEDIGSVASWLASDESEYINGTTIFVDGGMTCYPGFTTNG; encoded by the coding sequence ATGCAAAAACCAAATAAAAGACTCGAAAACCAAACCTGTATCATAACCGGGTCAAGCGGTGGTATTGGAGCAGCCGTAGCAAAAGCCATGGGAACCGAAGGCGCCAATATTGTGGTCAATTATAGAAGCTCTAAAGAAGAGGCGGAAGAAGTAGCAGATTGGATCAACAAAAATTCCAGTTGCGGCGAGGCCATTGTTCTAAAATGTGATGTAAGTAAGGAAGAAGAGGTAAAAGACCTGTTCCGAAAAACAATTTCACATTTTGGCACTGTAGATGTTTGTGTGGCTAACGCAGGTTTACAAATAGACCACCCTCTTCATGAAATGCCATTGGATGCCTGGAAAAAAGTGATCGATGTAAATCTTACCGGGCAGTTCCTATGTGCCAAAGAGGCCCTAAATGAATTTTTAAGACGGGGAATGCGAAAAGAAGTGTCCAACTCCTTGGGAAAAATAATCCACATGAGCTCGGTACATGAAGAAATACCTTGGGCGGGACATGCCAATTACGCAGCTTCAAAAGGCGGACTATTAATGTTGATGGAAAGTATTTGTCAAGCTTATGCCCCACATAAAGTACGATGCAACAGTATTGCACCAGGGGCCATTAAAACCGATATCAATAAAGACGTTTGGAGTACGGAACAAGGCAAAGAAGATATGTTGAAATTGATACCGTACAAACGTATTGGTCTACCCGAAGATATTGGAAGTGTGGCCAGTTGGTTGGCATCGGACGAATCTGAATACATTAATGGAACAACCATTTTTGTAGATGGGGGAATGACTTGTTATCCAGGGTTTACGACCAACGGATAA
- a CDS encoding peroxiredoxin-like family protein has translation MIKPKTEVPDIELPLINDTQWSLSAQKSKSFTVLVFYRGLHCPICKNYLEALAKKLKDFSDRGAHVIAISSDSEERAKKSGKEWDVPELPIAYGLPIEEARNWGLFVSEAVKDSEPDTFSEPGVFLVRPDKTLYASAIQTMPFARPDWKDILNAIDYIEKNDYPARGGE, from the coding sequence ATGATAAAGCCGAAAACGGAAGTACCTGATATTGAACTACCACTTATTAACGATACCCAGTGGAGCTTGTCCGCTCAAAAAAGCAAATCCTTTACGGTCCTTGTTTTTTATAGGGGGTTACATTGTCCTATATGTAAGAACTACCTAGAGGCGCTAGCTAAAAAATTAAAAGATTTTTCAGATAGGGGCGCACATGTTATAGCAATTAGCAGTGACAGTGAGGAACGTGCTAAAAAATCAGGTAAGGAATGGGATGTTCCAGAATTGCCTATTGCCTATGGGTTGCCAATTGAAGAAGCACGGAATTGGGGATTGTTTGTTTCCGAGGCCGTTAAGGATTCGGAACCTGATACGTTTTCGGAGCCAGGAGTTTTTCTGGTGAGACCGGATAAAACTTTATACGCCAGTGCGATACAGACTATGCCGTTTGCGCGTCCTGATTGGAAGGATATACTAAATGCTATAGATTATATAGAAAAGAACGATTATCCTGCAAGAGGAGGTGAATAA
- a CDS encoding alpha/beta fold hydrolase — MQEYTGLKYERIGNGKRTIVFVHYFGGDAGSWSWLAKRLGKKYTCIMLNLPGFGGTKPLAEPSIYGMAQYINVCIEELKLKDYILCGHSMGAKLVLYAAQIKNANLPKKILLIAPSPPTIENMSNDERKRMLNHPNRDEAANTVHGAKQKKMGKKRLLYAVNSQLRIEEETWKWWLHTGMNNNIAERIKGLDIPTDVIFSNDDPVISTEVIYNEVLPYIANPSTVALSKVGHLIPMEMPRRLARIIKKLHK; from the coding sequence ATGCAAGAATATACAGGATTGAAATATGAAAGAATAGGTAATGGAAAAAGGACTATCGTCTTTGTGCATTACTTTGGTGGCGATGCCGGAAGCTGGTCGTGGTTGGCAAAGCGATTAGGGAAAAAGTATACCTGTATCATGCTCAATCTACCTGGTTTTGGAGGAACGAAACCGCTAGCGGAACCGTCCATTTACGGGATGGCCCAATATATAAATGTGTGTATAGAAGAGTTGAAATTGAAAGACTACATCTTATGTGGCCATTCTATGGGTGCTAAACTGGTACTCTACGCAGCCCAAATAAAGAATGCGAACTTGCCCAAAAAGATACTATTAATTGCACCATCGCCCCCTACCATAGAAAATATGAGCAATGATGAGCGCAAACGAATGCTAAACCACCCTAATAGGGATGAAGCGGCAAATACGGTTCATGGTGCCAAGCAAAAGAAAATGGGGAAGAAAAGATTATTGTACGCCGTAAACTCTCAATTACGAATAGAGGAGGAGACTTGGAAATGGTGGCTTCACACGGGTATGAACAACAATATTGCGGAACGTATTAAAGGACTTGATATTCCAACGGATGTTATTTTTTCCAATGATGACCCGGTGATTTCTACAGAGGTAATTTATAACGAAGTGCTCCCGTATATTGCGAATCCATCTACCGTGGCTTTGAGCAAGGTAGGGCATCTAATCCCCATGGAAATGCCACGACGATTGGCAAGAATCATCAAAAAACTCCATAAATAG